The Echeneis naucrates chromosome 8, fEcheNa1.1, whole genome shotgun sequence genome has a window encoding:
- the smarca4a gene encoding transcription activator BRG1 isoform X3, whose protein sequence is MSTPDPPMGGTPRPGPSPGPGPSPGGMMGPSPGPSPGSAHSMMGPSPGPPGSGHPHPSQGPSGYPQDNMHQMHKPMEAVHEKGMPDDPRYGQMKGMGMRPGGHSGMGPPPSPMDQHSQGYPSPLGGSEHAPSPVPANGPPSGPMMPGGPSGPGSGPMEGSGDPNQGMGQPNRGPTPFNQNQLHQLRAQIMAYKMLARSQPLPEHLQMAVQGKRPMPGMQQQPMPNMPPSTGPGGGPGAGPGPAQANYNRPHGMVGPNMAPPGPAGVPPGMQGPPTNGPPKSWPEGPMVNAAAPSNPPQKLIPPQPTGRPSPAPPSVPPAASPVMPPQTQSPGQPAQPPPMMLHQKQNRITPIQKPRGLDPVEILQEREYRLQARIAHRIQELENLPGSLAGDLRTKATIELKALRLLNFQRQLRQEVVVCMRRDTALETALNAKAYKRSKRQSLREARITEKLEKQQKIEQERKRRQKHQEYLNSILQHAKDFKEYHRSITAKIQKATKAVATYHANTEREQKKENERIEKERMRRLMAEDEEGYRKLIDQKKDKRLAYLLQQTDEYVANLTELVRAHKAAQALKEKKKKKKKKKPEAPEGAPALGPDGEPLDETSQMSDLPVKVIHVDSGKILTGVDAPKAGQLEAWLEMNPGYEVAPRSDSEDSGSEEEEEEEEEEEDHPQPSAAPTEEKKKIPDPDSEDVSEVDVRHIIEHAKQDVDDEYGNASFNRGLQSYYAVAHAVTEKVERQSSLLVNGQLKQYQIKGLEWLVSLYNNNLNGILADEMGLGKTIQTIALITYLMEYKRLNGPFLIIVPLSTLSNWVYEFDKWAPSVVKVSYKGSPAARRSFVPILRSGKFNVLLTTYEYIIKDKQVLAKLRWKYMIVDEGHRMKNHHCKLTQVLNTHYLAPRRLLLTGTPLQNKLPELWALLNFLLPTIFKSCSTFEQWFNAPFAMTGEKVDLNEEETILIIRRLHKVLRPFLLRRLKKEVEAQLPEKVEYVIKCDMSALQRVLYRHMQAKGVLLTDGSEKDKKGKGGTKTLMNTIMQLRKICNHPYMFQHIEESFSEHLGYSGGIVTGPDLYRSSGKFELLDRILPKLRATNHKVLLFCQMTSLMTIMEDYFAYRNFKYLRLDGTTKAEDRGMLLKTFNDPASEYFVFLLSTRAGGLGLNLQSADTVIIFDSDWNPHQDLQAQDRAHRIGQQNEVRVLRLCTVNSVEEKILAAAKYKLNVDQKVIQAGMFDQKSSGYERRAFLQAILEHEEQDEEEDEVPDDETVNQMIARSEEEFEQFMRMDLDRRREEARNPKRKPRLMEEDDLPGWILKDDAEVERLTCEEEEEKMFGRGSRQRKEVDYSDSLTEKQWLKAIEEGNLEDIEEEVRHKKTTRKRKRDRDHDGGPATPSSSGGRGRDKDDEVKKAKKRGRPPAEKLSPNPPSLTKKMKKIVDAVIKYKDGNGRQLSEVFIQLPSRKELPEYYELIRKPVDFRKIKERIRSHKYRSLNDLEKDVMLLCQNAQTFNLEGSLIYEDSIVLQSVFTSVRQKIEKEDESEGEESEEEEEEADEGSESESRSVKVKIKLSRKEKGDRGGKGQRRRGRGARAKPVVSDDDSEEEPEEERSASGSEED, encoded by the exons ATGTCCACTCCGGACCCCCCAATGGGAGGGACACCTCGGCCTGGTCCCTCCCCAGGCCCAGGGCCTTCTCCAGGAGGCATGATGGGCCCTAGCCCAGGGCCCTCACCAGGTTCAGCCCACAGTATGATGGGACCCAGCCCAGGACCTCCTGGATCTGGGCACCCCCATCCTTCACAAGGACCTTCAGGATATCCTCAGGACAACATGCACCAGATGCACAAA CCCATGGAAGCCGTGCATGAGAAAGGAATGCCCGATGACCCTCGCTATGGCCAGATGAAGGGCATGGGCATGAGACCAGGGGGGCACAGTGGTATGGGACCCCCTCCAAGCCCCATGGACCAACATTCACAAG GTTACCCTTCACCATTGGGTGGATCAGAACATGCTCCAAGCCCCGTTCCAGCCAATGGCCCCCCCTCTGGCCCCATGATGCCAGGAGGACCCTCTGGCCCTGGATCTGGTCCTATGGAGGGAAGTGGTGACCCTAATCAGGGCATGGGTCAACCCAACC GTGGACCCACTCCTTTCAACCAGAACCAGCTACACCAGCTCAGGGCCCAGATCATGGCTTACAAGATGCTAGCACGTAGTCAGCCCCTACCAGAACACCTGCAGATGGCTGTGCAGGGGAAGAGGCCCATGCCAGGGATGCAGCAACAACCAATGCCCAACATGCCACCCTCAACAGGACCTGGTGGTGGACCTGGTGCTGGGCCAGGACCAGCTCAAGCCAACTACAACAGACCTCATG GCATGGTAGGCCCCAATATGGCGCCTCCTGGACCTGCAGGAGTTCCCCCAGGTATGCAAGGCCCGCCCACTAATGGACCCCCTAAATCATGGCCTGAAG GACCAATGGtgaatgctgctgctccatcCAACCCTCCCCAGAAACTGATTCCACCTCAACCTACTGGCAGaccctctcctgctcctccctctgTTCCCCCCGCTGCCTCTCCAGTAATGCCCCCTCAGACACAGTCCCCAGGACAGCCTGCCCAGCCTCCGCCCATGATGCTACACCAGAAGCAGAACCGCATAACCCCCATTCAAAAACCCCGTGGGCTGGACCCAGTGGAGATCCTCCAGGAGAGAGAATATAG GCTGCAGGCCCGTATTGCTCACCGTATCCAGGAGCTGGAGAATTTACCCGGCTCTCTAGCTGGTGACCTGCGAACCAAAGCCACTATTGAGCTCAAGGCCCTTAGGCTGCTTAACTTCCAGAGACag CTGCGTCAGGAGGTTGTGGTGTGTATGCGGCGTGACACTGCTTTGGAAACAGCCCTTAATGCTAAGGCCTACAAGCGAAGCAAACGGCAATCTCTACGTGAGGCTCGCATCACAGAGAAGCTTGAGAAACAGCAGAAGATTGAACAAGAGCGGAAACGTCGCCAGAAACATCAG GAATACCTCAACAGCATCCTGCAGCATGCTAAGGACTTTAAGGAGTACCACCGCTCCATCACTGCAAAGATCCAAAAGGCCACCAAAGCTGTCGCCACCTATCACGCCAACACTGAACGTGAGCAGAAGAAGGAGAATGAGCGCATCGAAAAGGAGAGAATGCGGAGGCTAATG GCTGAAGATGAGGAAGGTTACCGTAAACTTATCGACCAAAAGAAAGACAAGCGTCTGGCCtacctgctgcagcagacagacgAGTACGTGGCCAACCTCACTGAGCTGGTGCGCGCTCACAAAGCCGCACAAGCTctcaaagagaagaaaaagaagaagaaaaagaag AAGCCAGAGGCTCCAGAGGGTGCTCCTGCTCTTGGACCTGACGGAGAG CCTTTAGATGAGACCAGTCAAATGAGTGACCTGCCAGTGAAGGTCATCCATGTGGACAGCGGAAAGATCCTGACTGGGGTCGATGCACCTAAGGCAGGACAGCTGGAGGCCTGGCTTGAAATGAACCCTGG ataTGAAGTAGCACCACGTtcagacagtgaagacagtggctcagaagaagaggaggaggaggag gaggaagaagaggaccaCCCTCAGCCCTCTGCAGCTccaacagaggagaagaagaagattcCTGATCCTGACAGTGAAGACGTATCTGAAGTGGATGTCCGGCACATCATCGA GCACGCCAAGCAGGATGTGGATGATGAGTACGGTAATGCAAGTTTCAACCGAGGCCTGCAGTCTTACTACGCTGTGGCTCACGCTGTTACAGAGAAGGTGGAGAGACAGTCCTCACTGCTGGTTAACGGGCAACTCAAGCAATACCAG ATTAAAGGTCTGGAGTGGCTGGTGTCACTTTACAACAACAACTTGAATGGCATCCTGGCTGATGAGATGGGTTTAGGAAAAACCATCCAGACCATTGCCCTCATCACTTACCTCATGGAGTACAAGCGCCTCAACGGGCCCTTCCTCATCATTGTACCTCTCTC aactcTATCAAACTGGGTCTATGAGTTTGATAAGTGGGCGCCATCTGTTGTGAAGGTCTCATACAAG GGGTCTCCAGCTGCTCGTCGCTCATTTGTTCCCATTCTGCGGAGTGGCAAGTTTAATGTGCTGCTCACCACGTATGAGTACATTATCAAAGATAAACAAGTTCTAGCAAAG CTCCGTTGGAAGTACATGATTGTGGATGAGGGCCATCGTATGAAGAACCACCACTGTAAACTGACCCAGGTCTTGAACACGCACTACTTGGCGCCCCGGCGTCTGCTGCTCACAGGCACTCCACTGCAGAACAAGCTACCTGAGCTCTGGGCCCTGCTCAACTTCCTACTGCCCACTATCTTCAAGAGCTGCAGCACCTTTGAACAGTGGTTCAACGCTCCCTTTGCCATGACTGGAGAGAAG GTTGATCTGAATGAGGAAGAGACCATTCTGATCATTCGTCGTTTACACAAGGTGCTCCGACCTTTCTTGCTTCGCCGACTCAAGAAAGAAGTGGAAGCCCAACTGCCTGAGAAG GTGGAATATGTTATAAAGTGCGACATGTCAGCTCTGCAGAGGGTTTTATACAGACACATGCAGGCCAAGGGAGTCCTGCTCACAGATGGgtcagaaaaagacaagaag GGTAAAGGAGGAACGAAGACCCTGATGAACACTATCATGCAACTGAGAAAGATTTGCAACCACCCCTACATGTTCCAGCACATTGAG gAGTCTTTCTCAGAGCATCTCGGTTATTCTGGTGGAATAGTGACTGG ACCTGACCTATATCGCTCCTCTGGGAAGTTTGAGCTGCTGGATCGTATCCTGCCCAAACTGAGGGCCACCAACCACAAAGTGCTGCTCTTCTGTCAAATGACGTCACTCATGACTATCATGGAGGACTACTTTGCATACCGCAACTTCAAGTACTTGCGTCTGGATG GTACCACCAAGGCAGAGGACCGTGGCATGCTGCTGAAGACATTCAATGACCCAGCCTCTGAGTACTTTGTCTTCCTGCTCAGTACCAGGGCCGGAGGCCTGGGCCTCAACCTGCAATCTGCTGACACAGTCATTATCTTTGACAGCGACTGGAACCCACATCAG GACTTGCAGGCCCAAGACAGAGCTCACCGTATTGGTCAGCAGAATGAGGTGCGCGTACTCCGTCTCTGCACCGTCAACAGCGTGGAGGAAAAGATCCTGGCAGCAGCCAAGTACAAACTGAATGTGGACCAGAAAGTCATCCAGGCCGGCATGTTTGACCAGAAGTCCTCAGGCTATGAACGTCGGGCCTTCTTACAGGCCATTCTGGAACACGAGGAACAGGATGAG GAGGAAGACGAAGTGCCAGATGATGAGACTGTCAATCAGATGATTGCCAGAAGTGAAGAGGAGTTTGAACAGTTCATG CGCATGGATCTAGACAGACGCCGCGAGGAAGCCCGCAACCCTAAGAGGAAACCTCGTCTAATGGAAGAGGACGATCTGCCAGGCTGGATTTTGAAAGACGACGCTGAGGTTGAGAGGCTAACttgtgaagaggaggaggagaagatgttTGGCAGAGGATCCCGTCAACGGAAGGAGGTGGATTACAGTGACTCGCTCACTGAGAAACAGTGGCTCAAG GCCATAGAAGAGGGCAATCTTGAGGACATTGAGGAGGAAGTACGCCACAAAAAGACGACCAGAAAGCGCAAGAGAGATCGTGACCATGACGGTGGGCCTGCCACACCCAGCTCCAGTGGTGGTCGAGGGCGCGACAAGGATGACGAGgtgaagaaagcaaagaagCGCGGTCGCCCGCCTGCAGAGAAACTCTCTCCTAACCCCCCGTCCCTCAccaagaagatgaagaaaattGTTGATGCTGTCATCAAATACaaagatgg CAATGGGCGACAGCTGAGTGAAGTCTTCATCCAGCTGCCATCTCGCAAGGAGCTGCCTGAGTACTACGAGCTCATCCGCAAGCCTGTGGACTTCAGAAAGATCAAG GAGCGGATCCGCAGCCATAAGTACCGCAGCCTGAACGATCTTGAGAAGgatgtgatgctgctgtgtcAAAATGCCCAGACGTTCAACCTGGAGGGATCTCTG ATCTACGAGGACTCCATTGTACTGCAGTCTGTCTTTACCAGCGTGAGACAGAAAATCGAGAAGGAGGatgagagtgaaggagaggaaagcgaggaagaggaggaggaggcagatgAAGGTTCAGAATCTGAAT CTCGCTCAGTGAAAGTGAAGATTAAGTTGAGCCGGAAAGAAAAGGGAGATCGAGGAGGAAAGGGACAGCGGCGGAGGGGCCGTGGCGCCCGCGCTAAACCTGTGGTGAGCGACGACGATAGTGAAGAGGAACCGGAAGAG GAGCGTTCGGCCAGTGGCAGCGAGGAGGACTGA